Genomic window (Methanobrevibacter sp.):
AGATGAATGGAATCAGCAAACATACAGCACTTATTGCTGATAATATGCAGCCTAAGATTGTCAGATATTTGTAGTTTCCAGAATAGTTCAATAATCTGATAAATTTATTTTTATTTTGAGTATTTGCCATAATAAACTCCTCATAATTTAATTTAGGTTTACCTAAAAATTTAAATTAATCTAAAAAGACAATTACTTTAAAATAATCTAAAAATAAAATAAATGAGTGATTTAAAGTATTTTTAATTAAAAAAATTAAATAAACCTATTTTCAATTATAAGGTTAATTTTAATAAGTATATAAATATATTTGAACTAAAAAGACAAAAAATATACCAAAAAGACAAAAATCATTTATTGTACTCTGACGGAGTGCATCCCACATAATCCTTAAATGCCTGGCCGAATTTTGAAGGTGAGGAATATCCTACCATTTTGGATATATCAGAAATTGAATATTGACTTTCTTCGATTAGTCTGCAGGCATAATCAAGCTTATACTCCTTTCTCCATTTGAATATGGGTTTTCCGTAGACTTCCTTAAAACAGTTTTTCAAAGTGGTCTTACTGACATCATACTTAACTGCAAGCTCATCTATTGTGATTTTACTTTCCAAATCACTAATCAAATCATTTTTTACATTTTCAACCATCTCAACTTGCTTTTGGGAAAGGATTGATTCATTTTCACTGAATTTTGTAATCGAGAAAAAGAGCAACAGTTCAATGCACTTCAACTTGAAATAGGATTCCTTGATTCTTTCATCCACGCAATAGAGTTCTCCAATTACATGGTCGATTTTTTCATTGGCCCTTGCCAAAACATAACCCTTATTCCTTTTTAAATCCTCATAAAACTCAATCAAATCAAAATCAGGAATATACTCCTTAACATAATCATTTGCAACATCAACATCAATGAAAATCTCCAAACCCTTGTAATATCCTAATGGAAAATCAGATAATGTTTTGGTAAGCTCATAGATGCTGACACTCAAATCGCCTTTTCCAAAATAGATTATTTTGTCATCACCAACCATATACGCATATCTTCCGTCACTACAATGATTGATTTCCAGAAGACGATGAGTGATTTTTTCTTCAACAAAAACATCTCCAATGTTATCAATGGTCATATCCATATATGCAATGACAATGCCTGGAAATATTGAGTAGGTTTCCATTTTTCCATATTTAGCATTCTCACCTATCTCAACAATGCTTTTATCATTATCCTTTTTGATTGAAAAATCAGACAAAAGCACACTGTTAAACAATTCATAGAGATTTTCATTCATATTTTTAATTATATGAACAATACATATAAAACATTTCAAAACATATATTTATATTATAATAAAAGTTTACAGGAAAAATCCGAAATGTCATTCAATAAAGATGAAATGTTAATTATGCCTGCAGTGGACATCAAAGATGGAAAATGTGTCCAGTTAGTTCAAGGCAAACCTGGAAGTGAAATGGTTGAAATAGAAAATCCTGAGATGGTTGCTTCCCACTGGGAGGAATTAGGAGCTAAAAATATCCATGTCATTGATTTATCCGGAACAATTGACGGTGAAACCAGCTTCAATGTTATCAAAAAGATATTAAATGAAGTCAGCGTTCCAATTCAATTGGGCGGAGGAATAAGGGATATTGATTATGCTAAAAAACTCCTTGATTTGGATATTGAAAGAATAATCATCGGAACAATGGGAATTGAACACCCGGAAACAATAGAAGAGCTGTCCGATGAATACGGATCAGACAGGATAATGATTTCACTTGACAGCAAAGACAATAAGGTAGTAATCAAAGGATGGCAGGAAAAGATTGACAAAAGCCCCACTGAAATCTCACAGGAGTTCAAGGAACATGGTGCGGGAAGCATATTATTCACAAATGTTGACGTTGAAGGGCTTTTAGGCGGATTTTACACAGAACCTGTAGAAGAGTTGAAGAAATCTGTGGATTTACCTATTGTTTATTCCGGTGGAATAACCACAATAGATGACATTAAAAAATTGAATGAAAGTGGTGTGGAAGGAGTTGTAATCGGTTCTGCACTTTATAAAAATAAAATTGATTTAACTGAAGCTTTAAAATACCAGAAGAGGATTGTAAAATGAAAGTAATGGCAACCGGAACATTCGATATACTCCACCCAGGACATGGTGTTTACTTGGAAGAGTCCAGAAAACTCGGTGGAGAAGATGCTGAGCTTTATGTAGTAGTTGCAAGAGATGCAACAGTTGAGAGAAGAAAAAGAGTACCAATTGTTGGAGAAGACCAACGTTTAGAGTTAATAAAAATGTTAAAACCCGTAACTGACGCTTTTCTTGGTGATGCAAATGGTGATGTATTCAAGATAGTTCGTGAAATCGACCCAGACATAATCACTGTTGGAGCAGACCAGAATCATGACATAGCTAAACTGCAAGAGGCAATTGATAAAAGAGGCCTGAAGGCAAAGGCAGTTCGCATTGAAAAATATCGTGACTGTGAACTTGACAGCAGTTGCAAAATCATTCGTAAAATTCAAAATACTGACTTTAAAGGAAAAATAATGGACCATTGTGAAGATTAAGGAGGAGTTAAATGTTTAAAGTAGCAATTATAGGAGCAAGTGGATATACTGGTGGAGAATTATTGAGGATGCTTTTAAACCATCCAGAAGTTGAAGTAACAGACATCACTTCAAGACAATATGATGGAACACCTGCACATAAGATTCATCCCCATATAAGGGATTCAGGATTGGAGTTTAAAAATAAAAGCCCATCCGAATTGGATGCTGATGTTGTATTTACCGCAACCCCTCATGGCGCATCCATGAAAATTGTTCCTGAAATATTGGAAACTGGTGCAAAAGTGGTTGATTTAAGCGGAGACTACAGATACCGTGACACTGAAGTTTATGAAAAATGGTACGGCATGGAACACTTGGATAAAGAAAACAAAGGAGTGTTCGGACTTCCTGAACTATACCGTGATGAAATCAAAAAGACCAACCTTGTCGCTAACCCCGGATGTTTCCCGACAGGTGCAATACTGTCATCTTATCCATTGGTTAAAAACGATTTGGTTGAAAGAATCATTATTGATTCAAAAACCGGTGTGAGCGGAGCTGGAGTTAACCCGTCAAGCACTACACATTACCCTAATATTGCTGATAACGTTAATCCATATAAGATATCCTCACACAGGCACATGTCTGAAATTCAGCAGGAACTTCATGGATTTGATGATGTTAAAGTATCATTCACACCACACCTGGTGCCTGTGATTAGGGGAATTCAAACCACTTCCCATAGCTTTTTAAATGATGAGAATCTGGATATTACACCAGAAGAAATTAGGAATCTTTACAAAAAAGAATATGGTGAAGAATTCTTCATTAAACTGATGGATGAAGGAGAAATCCCTCATTTAAGTTCAGTACGCGGATCCAACTTTGTTCATATTGGAGGATTTGAAATTGATGATACCGGCAGAATCGTGATGTTATCCTGTATTGATAATCTTGTCAAAGGTGCATCAGGTCAGGCAATACAGAACATGAATATTCTGCTCGGAATTGATGAGACATTAGGTCTACGACACTACGGTCTTCACCCTTAAGGAGGGCAAAAAATGAGAAGAATAATAATCTATTACTCCCAAGGCGGAACAACAGATTTAATCGCAAAAACATTAGCTAAAAACTTGAATGCAGACCTTGTAAGAATACATGATTTGAAAAATCGTGAAGGATTTAAAAACAGATTATTAGCTTCAATCAATGCATTCAGAGAAACAAAAACTGATATTGTTCCCGCTCACGTTGATTTAACTCATTATGATACAATATACTTTGGAACACCAACATGGAACGGAAATCCGACCCCTGCAATATTGACAATCATTGACAGGTGCGATTTAAGAGCAAAAGATGTTGTTTTATTTGCTACCATGGATGCAAATCGTGGAGATTCAAACATCGGCCGTCTTGAGGAAAAAGTCAAATTAAGAGGGGCAAGGGTCATTGAAACATTTACCATTCCAACCAAAGGCAAAGATACTGAAAAATTAGTTAGAGATACCGAAGCAATAATTGATATGAAAGACTTGAAAATGTATTAGGTGTTAAAATGACAAAATCAGAATTGAAAATTAAAGCGATTGAAAACGGTACAGTAATTGATCATATTACTGCAAATAAAGCATTGCACATTCTTAAAATACTGGGACTTCCGGATGCCGATACCACTAACGTTACTGTTGCTATGAATGTTTCATCAGCAGAAATCGGAAGAAAAGACATTTTGAAAATTGAAAACCGAGAATTGGACCACGAAGAACTTAATCAAGTTGCTTTAATCGCTCCTAAAGCAACAATCAATATTATCAGAGATTATAAACCTGTTAAAAAAGACAAAATCGTTCTTCCGGAAAAGATTACTGGAATTATCAAATGTACAAATCCAAAATGTATTACAAATTATGAAAATGAACCTATAACACCTATTTTCAATGTTATTGAAACATATCCTCCTATTGTTAGGTGCCATTATTGTGAAAAATTAATTAAAACAGAAGATATCGACAAACAATTCGAATAATCTTCCATTTTTTCTTTTTTTAAATTAAATAATCAGCCAATCTTTTTGCCAATGCAAGTATTGTTAATATTGGAGGTTTTCCAGGTGATATCGGCAGAACACTTGCATCACATACATAGAAATTAGAAATTTCTGTTTCAAGATTGCTGTCAACTATCTTACCAATTGGAGCGGTTCCTCCAGGATGTGCTCCACGATATACTGTTGAACCAATAGTATTAGGGTCAACTCCCATCTTTTCAAGAATCAAACCGGCAGTTGCAACACCTTCTGCCAAATATCTGATGTCCTGGATAGTGTTGATTTTGCAAACATCCCCGTCTTCATCGACATATCCCTTACATTCATCAGCGGTTTTAACCATAATACTGAATATATCATTATTTTCAACATCCCCATACGGAATGTTTCCTTTTAAAAATGATGAGAAGTGAGGTGATAAAACAAAGTTTTTACCTATAACCAATCCTGCCATTTGAACTTCTGTGTTGAAATTGATGTCCTTGATGTATCCTCCAACTGATACGAACGGATCAAAGAAAATTTCTTCGCCAACACCAGTGAATCCTGAATTTCTTAAAATCAGTGTTGAACCGATTGCACCAGCAGATAGAATTACTTTTTCAGCTTCAATGAACTGTTCTTCACCATCTTTAAGATATTTAACTCCAGTTACAACATTATTTTCAGATGTGACTTCAGTTACTTCACTGTCACATATTAATGTTGCTCCTGCTTTTACTGCCTCATCAACAAAGTCTTTTCCAGACCATTTTGCATCTGCAGGACATCCGAATGCACATTTTCCACATTGTATGCAATCCTTTTCACGAATTGCCTTAGGCATTTTTAAGGTGTTCAAGCCCAGTTCATGACCTGCATCCAAAAACATTTGGGTTCCTTTGCCTATGTGTGAATCATCCAATTGATGAACATTCAGTAATTCTTCCACATCTTCATATGCCTGTGTCAGGTCAATGTCATAGTCAAGAAGCTCTTCATCAAGCGCCCTTACCATATTTGACATTGAAACGATTGTTGCTCCACCAATACATGTGGTGGTTAACAAATCTACGCTGTCATTGTATTTATCATAATATTCAAAAGCATCTTTTGATTCTATATATGGTCCTTTTTCAATAATTGTTACTGGTAAATCATTTTTTGCAAGTTCACGAGCAATTATTGCTCCACCTGCACCAGTACCCACAATAACATACATTCAATCACCAAAATTAAATTTTTTTAACAATTGTTATATAGTATCTCATATTATAAAAAATTATTTTTTTGAATTATATTATTATAAATATAAAAATTCTAGTACAAACCTTTTATTAAATATGTAATCCAATATAAATATTAGATTAATATTTCGGGTGATAACAAATGGAAGAATACATTAATTTATTCGAAAAAATTATTGCAGAAACTACCCCAAAAGTAGATTACATGGATATTAGATTAGGCTTAGGCAGTAACACTTCCATATTAATGAAAGATAGGAATGTAGATGAAATAAATACTGGAATGAGCTTAGGCGCAAGAATAAGAGTACTGAACAATGGAGCTTGGGGATTTGCATATACAACAGACTTATCAAAAATCAATGAAATTACTCAAACCGCTTTAAAATTATCTTCATCACTTAAAGGAGATGTTGAATTAAGCGAAAATGAAGTAATTAAGGATAAAGTGGCAGTGGATGTTAAAATACCATTCAAGGATATTTCAATTGAAGAGAAAAAAGACATCATGAAAGATGCTGCTGATGCTGCTACAATTGAAAAAGTAAACAGTACAACAGTCAGCTATTCAGACAGCGAAATGAATGAACTTTTTATGAACAGCGAAGGCAGTGAAATTGAAGTTAAAACATCAAGAGTCAGAATGGCATTAAATGCATCTGCAACAAATGGAGAAATAATCCAGTTCGGACATGGGAGTCTCGGAGGGGTTAAAGGTTTTGAAGTGATTGCTGATGCAGATATTGAAGAATTTGGAAGAAATATCGGTCAAAAAGCTGTAAGATTACTTGATGCAAAACCTGCACCTTCAGGAAAATTCCCTGTTATTGCCGATCCCGAACTAACAGGAGTTTTGATTCATGAAGCGTTAGGTCATGCAGTTGAAGGAGATTTGATACTTCAAAACGATTCCATATTAAAAGGAAAATTAGGTGAGCAAATCGCATCAGATATCGTGAATATCTTTGATGATGCAAGCAGAAAAGATGGTTTCGGATACTTCCCATACGATGTGGAAGGTGTTAAGACCAAACCTAACCAGTTAGTGAAAGAGGGAAAACTGATATCCCTTTTAAATTCCAGATCAACCTCCTCAAAGTTAGGTATGAAATCTTCAGGAAATGCAAGGTCACTTATTGCAGACCAACCGATTGTTAGAATGAGCAATACCTACCTTCAACCGGGAGACATGGAAGTTGAAGAATTATTTGAAGGAATAAAAGATGGAATATATCTTAAAGGTTCAAGGGGAGGACAAGTGGATACTGGAAAAGGAATTTTCCAATTCAATGCTGCTGAAGGCTATTTAATCAAAGATGAGGAAATAAGCAATCCACTTAGAGACGTTTCACTTTCAGGAAATATCCTGGAAACCCTGAAAAATATTGATGCAATCGGAAATGATTTCAAATTAAGTGTAGGATTCTGTGGAAAAGACGGACAGACAGTACCTGTCGGTGACGGAGGTCCACATACCAAAATACTAAACGCATTAGTTGGAGGAATGGGATAATGCTAAGTGACAAAGCAGGAGCATATTTGGTTAATTTAGCTAAAGACACAATCAAATATCATCTTGAAAATGGAAAAATTATGGTTAAACCAACCGATTATCCTATTGAACTTAATGAGGAATTAGGGGTTTTTGTAACTTTAAATAAAAATCATAATTTAAGAGGATGCATAGGTTATGCCGAACCGATAAAACCTGCAATCGATGCAACAATGGAGGTTGCACTTGCAGCTGCATTCAATGATCCGAGATTTCCTGAATTAAGTGATAAAGAATTTGATGATTTAGAATTTGAAGTGACCGTTTTAACAAAACCTGAAATTATTGAAGTGGCACATCCCGACCAATATTTCGATGAGATTGAAATCGGACGTGACGGACTGATTATTCAAAAAGGTTATGCAAGAGGATTGCTTCTCCCACAAGTTGCAGTGGAAAATGCATTTACAAAAGAAGACTTTTTAGAACACACCTGCATGAAAGCAGGAATAAGTGCAGACAGCTGGATGGATGAAAGCTGTGATGTACTTAAATTCCAAGGACAAATATTTAAATGAGTGATAAAAATGATGATACCTACAATACCAACGCCTGACGAATTATTGGATAAAGGATTCAGCCGTGGTAAAAAACAAGCTGACTTACTTAGAAGTCAAAAGATACCGAAACACTTAAAAGGAAAAAGAATTGAAGAGCGAAGAGTAGTTACATCTTGTCAGGTTATTAAAGACAAATTGAAATCCATTCTTGATGCAGTTCCTGAAATTGAAAGCCTACACCCATTCTATCAGGACTACATCGACATCACTGTTGGTGTGGATGACATGAAACAGGCACTTGGAGGCCTCAACTGGGCGTATGGAATTATTACTCAACTTGAAAAGGAATATGGTGCAAAGATTAGGAAAAATCCTTCTGAAAAGGCAACTGCAATCCAAAAACAGGCTTACGGAAGAATTGCATCTGTTGTAAATAAGATCAAACCTAACCTGGATTTCCTTGACTTTGCAAAACAAAACCTAAGGAACATGCCTACAATCGATTTTGATGCAACAACAATCGTTATTGCAGGTTTTCCGAACGTGGGAAAATCCACTTTGCTTACACAGCTAAGCAGTGCAGACCCGCAAGTTGCAAATTATCCATTCACAACAAAAGGTATACAAATCGGACACACTGAAAGGCATTGGAAGCATATTCAAATCATCGATACTCCAGGACTTCTGGACAGGCCCGTTTTAGAGATGAATGACATTGAAATGAACGCTATTGTTGCTTTGGAGCATTTGGCCGATGCAATATTATTTATTTTTGATGCATCTGAAACCTGCGGATTCCACATGGACAATCAGTACAATCTCTTAAAGCAGATTGAAAAGATCTTTTCAGAAGTTCCAGTGATTTATCTGTTTAACAAAATGGATTTGATTGAAGATACCGAATATCTCAGTGAATATATTGACAATGAAGAAAATTCAATATTCATTTCCGCCATTGAGGGAGACGGAATTGAAGAAATCAATAAAAAAATCGACAGAATCAAAAAGATTGAAAGGAATTTTGATGAAGAAGATGATGACGAATATTACTAGATTTTAAGAAAAGAAGTATGCGATTAAATCGTATACTTACCAAAACCATTACCACACATTTAATTTAAACCCAAAAGGACATGTTAAAAAAATTAGGGGGTCTGACTATTTGACCCTACTATACCCTATTCAACCATCAATTCCCTGATGATGGTCATAATCCAAACCGATTGGACAAGTGTGAACTATCACATATCGGATTTCTGATTTTTCCTCGCGAAGCTTGTCCTGGATCTCATGAGCAATCTTATGTGACTCGTTCACAGTCAAATCACCATCAACCTGAATGTATAATGCCACAACTGCATAATTTCCCATGTAATCCACTTTGACCTCATGTGCATTTTGAGCATTTGGCATACTATTTGCAATATCCTTTATATTAAATGCTTTATTTTAAAAAAAATGGAAAATAACTATGTTTCATTGGCATTCGATAGCCTGCCAAGTCATATCAAAGTTTTTCTCAAACATCAAATCAACATCATAATCCGGGAAAATCAACCAATAATATTGAATTCCCATATACATGATATACAATGATTCCACAATGTTTTCAGTCGAGAAGTCCTGTCTGATTTCCTTTTGCCTTTTGCCCTCTTCGACAAGGTCAGTTAAAAACATTTTAACATCGTTCCCGGTTTGTGAAATTATCTGGTTAACTCTTTCATGGGCATATCCCACTGAGGTTAAAAGAAGTATTACGCTATTATAATTGATTTTTTCGTTGATGCTTTCAATTTCCACACCGTTTATGTAATGATATAAAATGTAAAACAATGCATCATGGATTCTGTCCTTTGATGAACCTTCAAGGAAGATTTTATCAAAATCGATTTTAATATAATCCACCATATACTTTTGTAAAATTTCTTCAAATATGTCGTTTTTATCTGAAAAATGATAATATATGCCCCCGGTTGTCAGTCCAGTACAATTTCGAATTTCACTAATTGAAATGTCAATTGTGCCTTTCTTCAATATCAATTTTAGCGTTTTTTCAAGAATCAATTCTTTAGTATTCATCTAACCACATTGTTTTAATTATTCTCTGAACCTTATCTTTTCCCATTCCAAATTAAAATTATCTTCAAAGACTGAACTCATATCATAAATTAAATTTACTTCCCATCTATATTGAATTCCCATGTACATAAGAATTAATGATTCTGCAATATCTTCGCTTGAGAAGTCTTGTCGGATTTCCCCATTTTCTTGACCTTCCTTGATAATTTCAGTTAAAAATTCCCTTGATTCTTTTATGATACTTTGGCTAAGCTCCTCATTATTTTCATGAGCAAATCCATTTCCACTTAAAACCAGCAATATGGATCTGTAGTCTATTTCCTCATCAATGGATTCAATTGGGATTCCGGTTTCTTTTTGCTTAAAAATTTCAGCCATGACATTGTGGATTTTCTCTTTTGCATTTCCCTTTATCTGCTGGAAGTTGTCAAAATCAAATTTATAATAGTTTATAAAATATCTTTCAGTAATTTCATTATATATCTCTTCTTTATTTGAAAAATGATGGTATATTCCACCGATAGCAATTCCTGATGCATTACTGATTTGTCTAATTGAAATAATGGAGTTTTGCTTTTCAATCATTAATTTTAAAGTCGTTTCTAAAATTAATTGTTTTGTATTCATCATTTAATATTTTATATTTTTTACTTATTAAATGATGTAGAGAACGAACGTTCTGTTATGATAAAAATAGATATGGGGACGAGTGTTCTGTTATATTGGAAAATACAAATTAAACTCATATTTCTGTTCATTAAAACACCAAAAATTTTATATAACTATAAAATGAAAAATATTTGTGTTTTTTTCTATATATTTAATTTTATTTTAAATAATTATAATTTTATTTATTTTTTTAATCATAATTTTAGTTTTTGTATATAAATATCGTATCAATAATGTAAATTCATAGAAAAAATTTCCACTTTACATTCGCCAAAAGATAGTAATTCATATATATTAGTTAAAAATAAAGATTATAGTATAATAAAGGATGTATGCTCTTTAAAAAGCATATAAGTAACCGAACGTTCGTTCTGTTCAATTACTTTATTAAAATATGAGGTATTTTAAAAATGAAGAAAAAAAGGATAGGAATATTGCTGATAATATCCCTTGTAATGATCATGAGTATCGGAGCAATTGCAGCGGCCGATACGAATGAAACATTGCTTGAGGACGTTAGCGATACAGATATTGAAATGACGTCAATTGCTTATGAGCAAGAAGACAATGCCACTCCAGTTTATCAGAGTGAAAGTGTCAATGACGTTGAAGAAATAAGTGAAAGCGATACTTCAATAGAAGTATCAAATCAGAAAGAGGTGAAAGCAGCTCCTAGTGCAAAAGGAGAATTGCTTTCCGCTTCAAACGATGATGTGCTTAAAGCCGACACGGATTGTTTTTACTATGTTGAGGCAAGTACATGGCACACAGATTTACGTGACGCTATGGATGAAATCGCAGACAGTGATACCAAAATAGGAACAATATTGGTTAAAGGCGGTACATACACTGAACGTGACGCTACAACTGATGGTGACATATATATTCATTTTTCAGATGAAGCGACAATAACAATAAGACCATTTGATGGTCAACAGGTTATTTTCGACGGAAGTAATAATGATTACCTGTTTTGGTTTGAAAATGCTAACTGTAAAATTACATTCAATGACATATCCTTCACAAAAGGGAAAGCAACAAAAGATGGTGGAGCTATTGAAATTTCCGAAGGACAATTGACATTGAACAACTGTGTACTGACTGGTAATGAAGGAGGCCGTTATGGTGGAGCCATAAGTGTGTCCGATGGAGGTTCATTTATAGCCAACAATTGTGTGTTCACAAATAACAAGGCAGCTAAAACTGGTGGAGCCATTTCCTGTGAGGATGACGGTAGTGTTACCCTTAATAATTGTTATTTCGAAGGCAATAAAGTGGGTAATGATGAAGACGGTTATGAAGAAAACGATTTTGGATATGAAGACGGTGAGGGTGCACCTGGAGAGTGGGAGTTTAACGATTGTCGCTTTAAAGGACATGGTTCCCTTGATATCGATGTTGATGCTACTGTTAAATCAGTGGAAATAACACCTGACATTGAAGAGGACGTAAATTTAGTGGTTTTATATAAAGATGATTCTTATTATGCGGAAAAACCTTGGGCTAGTCTCCATTCTGTCGAATTCACAGATCTTGAAAAAGGAACATATACAGTTTACATGATGAAAGATGGTGAAAAAAGATACTCATATCCTGGAAATACTTTTACAATTGTAGAACCTAATTTTGTTTTGACTATGGGTGAAGATGTTAAAGTATTTGAAACTTTAAAAGACGCAGTAAACGCTATTCCATTTGGTGGAGCTGGTGAAATTGCTGTTGAAGGTGGAACCTGGACTGGAAGTGATAATTTTAATGTGGATATTGTAAATAAGATGGTTTCAATCAGCCCTAAATTAGATACTACTGAATTAGCTGAAGATGTCATCTTTTCATCAGATTCACAAAATTATTTGTTTTCTGTAGGGGCTAATGGGCAACTAGACATGGAAGATATAACTGTAATCGGTAAATTTATAGATGCGGCATTAAAATTCAATACTGCTTTGGAATGTACAATTACAGATTGTGTATTTAACAACACTGTCAATTCCGAAGATGAACCCGGAACTCCTATTAAGGCAGAAAATTCAAACTTAGGACTTTATGAATGTACTTTTGAATCAAATGGTCAAACACTCTTGAAAAACACTATTGCAAACATATATGATTGTACTTTCGATTCCAATTCAGGCAGTCAAGGTGGAGCAATCAATGCAGATTCCTCTTCTTATTTAAACATTACTGACTCAGAATTTACAACTAATGTGGCTACTGGTGAAGGTGGAGCAATATATGCAAGCAATCTTGAGGTTCATGACACCTTATTTATCGAAAATATTGCTGAAATTGGAGGTGCTATTTATATAACCGACCTCGCAGACAGTCTCATAAATATTACTGAATGTGTTTTCGATACAAATGTTGCAACCACTTACAGGAACATATACTCTGAATCACTCACAAGGAAAATTAATTTGGAGTATAATGAATATGATTTGAACTTAACAATAAATGTAAAAGACAGCGTCTATGGTGTTGAGTATATTTTTGATGGTATTTTTGATTGGGGATCCAATTTGAATAACAATTATACCCTTTTATCAGGACTTTTAGATGATGATATTATTGGGGATGTAGTTACAATTGAAGATAATAAATTCAATATGAGTATGGGATTACTTTCCGGAGGAACACATGAAATCGATATGTCCGGAAGTGATACACAATCCGACAGTAATGATCATTTCTTTGGACATAACTATTACTCCGATATAAATGGAAACGAATTCTATTTGGATAATTACCCATATGCAAAAATATTTATTGAAAGAGCTAAAATAATAATGAAACTTGAAGTAAAAGATGTATTAATACCTGAAATACCTGTTTTAAATGTTTATGCAAATTGGGATAAAACTTTCACAATTTTCATTGGAAACACACAATATCAGGTTGAAGTTGTAGACGGTAAAGGCAGTGTACAATTGACTGGCCTTGATTTAGGTAATTATACAGTCCTTGGTATGAGCGGTAGTGATGAGAACTTCACTCTTGCATTGAATTTCACAACATTTTCAGTAAGCAAAACCTACAGCAACTTCGTTGTAGTGAGCACAAATGCTGAATATGATACTTTAAAAGAGGCTATCGTAAATTCCAATGATGGAGATACAATTTTCATTAAAAAAGGAACTTATAGTGAAACCGGAATTGTAATATCCAATAAGACTTTAGACCTCATTGCATTGGAAGGTGCAGTCTTTGATGCCCAAGGCCATGACGGCAATTTCATTATAGTTCAGGAAACCTCTGAAG
Coding sequences:
- the argC gene encoding N-acetyl-gamma-glutamyl-phosphate reductase; translation: MFKVAIIGASGYTGGELLRMLLNHPEVEVTDITSRQYDGTPAHKIHPHIRDSGLEFKNKSPSELDADVVFTATPHGASMKIVPEILETGAKVVDLSGDYRYRDTEVYEKWYGMEHLDKENKGVFGLPELYRDEIKKTNLVANPGCFPTGAILSSYPLVKNDLVERIIIDSKTGVSGAGVNPSSTTHYPNIADNVNPYKISSHRHMSEIQQELHGFDDVKVSFTPHLVPVIRGIQTTSHSFLNDENLDITPEEIRNLYKKEYGEEFFIKLMDEGEIPHLSSVRGSNFVHIGGFEIDDTGRIVMLSCIDNLVKGASGQAIQNMNILLGIDETLGLRHYGLHP
- the hisA gene encoding 1-(5-phosphoribosyl)-5-[(5-phosphoribosylamino)methylideneamino]imidazole-4-carboxamide isomerase — translated: MSFNKDEMLIMPAVDIKDGKCVQLVQGKPGSEMVEIENPEMVASHWEELGAKNIHVIDLSGTIDGETSFNVIKKILNEVSVPIQLGGGIRDIDYAKKLLDLDIERIIIGTMGIEHPETIEELSDEYGSDRIMISLDSKDNKVVIKGWQEKIDKSPTEISQEFKEHGAGSILFTNVDVEGLLGGFYTEPVEELKKSVDLPIVYSGGITTIDDIKKLNESGVEGVVIGSALYKNKIDLTEALKYQKRIVK
- the pyrI gene encoding aspartate carbamoyltransferase regulatory subunit codes for the protein MTKSELKIKAIENGTVIDHITANKALHILKILGLPDADTTNVTVAMNVSSAEIGRKDILKIENRELDHEELNQVALIAPKATINIIRDYKPVKKDKIVLPEKITGIIKCTNPKCITNYENEPITPIFNVIETYPPIVRCHYCEKLIKTEDIDKQFE
- a CDS encoding AraC family transcriptional regulator, with the protein product MNENLYELFNSVLLSDFSIKKDNDKSIVEIGENAKYGKMETYSIFPGIVIAYMDMTIDNIGDVFVEEKITHRLLEINHCSDGRYAYMVGDDKIIYFGKGDLSVSIYELTKTLSDFPLGYYKGLEIFIDVDVANDYVKEYIPDFDLIEFYEDLKRNKGYVLARANEKIDHVIGELYCVDERIKESYFKLKCIELLLFFSITKFSENESILSQKQVEMVENVKNDLISDLESKITIDELAVKYDVSKTTLKNCFKEVYGKPIFKWRKEYKLDYACRLIEESQYSISDISKMVGYSSPSKFGQAFKDYVGCTPSEYNK
- a CDS encoding FAD synthase; translated protein: MKVMATGTFDILHPGHGVYLEESRKLGGEDAELYVVVARDATVERRKRVPIVGEDQRLELIKMLKPVTDAFLGDANGDVFKIVREIDPDIITVGADQNHDIAKLQEAIDKRGLKAKAVRIEKYRDCELDSSCKIIRKIQNTDFKGKIMDHCED
- a CDS encoding flavodoxin, with the protein product MRRIIIYYSQGGTTDLIAKTLAKNLNADLVRIHDLKNREGFKNRLLASINAFRETKTDIVPAHVDLTHYDTIYFGTPTWNGNPTPAILTIIDRCDLRAKDVVLFATMDANRGDSNIGRLEEKVKLRGARVIETFTIPTKGKDTEKLVRDTEAIIDMKDLKMY
- a CDS encoding GMC family oxidoreductase N-terminal domain-containing protein, which produces MYVIVGTGAGGAIIARELAKNDLPVTIIEKGPYIESKDAFEYYDKYNDSVDLLTTTCIGGATIVSMSNMVRALDEELLDYDIDLTQAYEDVEELLNVHQLDDSHIGKGTQMFLDAGHELGLNTLKMPKAIREKDCIQCGKCAFGCPADAKWSGKDFVDEAVKAGATLICDSEVTEVTSENNVVTGVKYLKDGEEQFIEAEKVILSAGAIGSTLILRNSGFTGVGEEIFFDPFVSVGGYIKDINFNTEVQMAGLVIGKNFVLSPHFSSFLKGNIPYGDVENNDIFSIMVKTADECKGYVDEDGDVCKINTIQDIRYLAEGVATAGLILEKMGVDPNTIGSTVYRGAHPGGTAPIGKIVDSNLETEISNFYVCDASVLPISPGKPPILTILALAKRLADYLI